The following coding sequences are from one Streptomyces angustmyceticus window:
- the tmk gene encoding dTMP kinase, whose product MTRAEQPTVVTPTSGALAADSRERAVRALLRFPPLKRLWSAQFVGGIGDALSMLVLVLLALQAALYVPLGGEPVFGGGYRGAALAVTAVFAARMLATLLFGAVLLGPLTALTAPAGPLDRRWTMIGADLLRLALLVIAPLWIDWTPDDALAWLLVTVFVTGVAERLWTVARESAAPGLLPAPPPEGSAVRPLPDNMDALRRLSLRTGFVSLPIAAAALVVVTLVSKLLGTGIDWFHLHQAALGSYVAAGLFAASVSILYFIEFPGVPTPRPRSPLEGLRRPKATAAKSGATGSGEQPENHAARAGADKGRTGALPLLVVSCAAVAGAIAAVVALAVLHGYDLAGGPATFALLVLAPTAGTAVGIRGAHRVLPGLSRRRLLALAVAATGLGLLAMGLVPDATTVLVLALLSGVTAGIAANTGHVLLEQESEESRSARTTEHLHAVVRLTVALAAILAPLLAAVIGPHHLGSGTFDFAYGGAAYTLMLAGALLLPVAALVLGKVDDRQGVPLRRDLREALRGGDPAQAPAPTGFFIALEGGDGAGKSTQVEALAEWIRGKGHEVVVTREPGATAIGKRLRSIILDVSTSGLSDRAEALMFAADRAEHVDSVIRPALERGAIVITDRYIDSSVAYQGAGRNLAPTEIARISRWATDGLVPHLTVLLDVSPETARERFTEAPDRLESEPAEFHQRVRAGFLTLAAADPARYLVVDAGQEPEAVTTAVRHRLDQVLPLSEAEIQAQAEARKAAEEEARRKAEEEAARKAEEERLERERQEQLAKLRAEEEERKRQEAEETRAREEARQAEEARKRAEEARQAAEAERQRREAEERARQAEQERLRKQHEEEARLRKEAEERRLEKQRKAEAALLRAEEARVAAAEAAAAAEAKAAAEEAEAAEAPTAETYVADLRKRYADTPDDSAASGSGPSGSAGDDERTRESPRPGTADRAADETAVLPPVRDAHDAWGGRGAGSDAEETAVLPPVRGVDGRGDAPADRVPPWMFRKETPQDGGPGAGSGHSSTPAESRVERTRELPQIDPATGHPVEQAQPRRPRPEWAEETPLDDLPTLADELLGPRGDEDADDGAGDNGRRGGRGRRG is encoded by the coding sequence ATGACGCGTGCCGAGCAGCCAACGGTCGTGACCCCCACATCAGGCGCCCTAGCGGCGGATTCCCGCGAGCGCGCCGTGCGAGCCCTGCTCCGCTTCCCCCCACTGAAGCGGCTGTGGAGCGCCCAATTTGTCGGGGGCATCGGCGATGCCCTGTCCATGCTTGTCCTCGTACTCCTCGCCCTGCAGGCGGCGTTGTACGTCCCCCTGGGCGGCGAGCCCGTCTTCGGCGGCGGTTATCGGGGCGCGGCCCTCGCGGTCACCGCGGTCTTCGCGGCCCGGATGCTGGCGACGCTGCTCTTCGGGGCCGTCCTGCTGGGCCCGCTGACGGCGCTGACGGCGCCCGCGGGGCCGCTGGACCGGCGCTGGACGATGATCGGCGCCGACCTTCTGCGGCTCGCGCTGCTGGTCATCGCCCCCCTGTGGATCGACTGGACGCCGGACGACGCACTGGCCTGGCTGCTGGTCACGGTCTTCGTCACCGGTGTCGCCGAACGCTTGTGGACCGTCGCGCGCGAGAGCGCCGCCCCCGGGCTGCTGCCCGCACCGCCCCCCGAGGGCTCCGCCGTACGCCCCCTGCCCGACAACATGGACGCCCTGCGCCGCCTCTCGCTGCGCACCGGCTTCGTGTCGCTGCCGATCGCGGCCGCCGCCCTGGTGGTCGTCACCCTCGTCAGCAAGCTGCTGGGCACCGGCATCGACTGGTTCCACCTCCATCAGGCCGCCCTCGGCTCGTACGTCGCCGCCGGTCTGTTCGCCGCCTCCGTGTCGATCCTCTACTTCATCGAGTTCCCCGGTGTGCCGACGCCGCGGCCGCGCTCCCCCCTGGAGGGGCTGCGCCGCCCGAAGGCCACGGCAGCGAAGAGCGGAGCGACCGGCTCCGGCGAGCAGCCGGAGAACCACGCCGCACGCGCGGGCGCCGACAAGGGCCGCACGGGCGCGCTCCCGCTGCTGGTGGTGTCCTGTGCCGCGGTGGCCGGGGCGATCGCCGCGGTCGTCGCGCTCGCCGTGCTGCACGGCTACGACCTGGCCGGCGGACCGGCCACCTTCGCGCTGCTGGTGCTCGCGCCGACCGCCGGCACGGCCGTCGGCATCCGCGGCGCCCACCGGGTGCTGCCCGGCCTCTCCCGCCGCCGGCTGCTCGCCCTCGCGGTGGCCGCCACCGGCCTCGGGCTGCTGGCCATGGGGCTGGTCCCGGATGCGACGACGGTGCTGGTGCTCGCGCTGCTGTCCGGCGTCACCGCCGGAATCGCCGCCAACACGGGCCATGTGCTGCTGGAGCAGGAGTCCGAGGAGTCGCGCAGTGCCCGGACGACCGAGCACCTGCACGCCGTCGTCCGCCTGACGGTCGCGCTGGCCGCCATCCTCGCGCCGCTGCTCGCGGCCGTCATCGGCCCGCACCACCTCGGCAGCGGCACCTTCGACTTCGCCTACGGCGGCGCCGCCTACACCCTGATGCTGGCCGGCGCGCTGCTGCTGCCGGTCGCCGCCCTGGTGCTCGGCAAGGTCGACGACCGGCAGGGCGTGCCTCTGCGGCGCGATCTGCGCGAGGCGCTGCGCGGCGGCGACCCGGCCCAGGCGCCCGCCCCCACCGGCTTCTTCATCGCCCTGGAGGGCGGCGACGGCGCCGGCAAGTCCACCCAGGTCGAGGCGCTCGCGGAGTGGATCCGCGGCAAGGGCCACGAGGTCGTGGTGACCCGCGAGCCGGGCGCCACCGCCATCGGCAAGCGACTGCGCTCGATCATCCTGGACGTCTCGACCTCCGGGCTCTCGGACCGTGCGGAGGCGCTGATGTTCGCCGCCGACCGCGCCGAGCACGTCGACAGCGTCATCCGGCCCGCCCTGGAGCGCGGCGCCATCGTCATCACCGACCGGTACATCGACTCCTCGGTCGCCTACCAGGGCGCCGGGCGCAACCTCGCCCCCACGGAGATCGCCCGGATCTCCCGCTGGGCCACCGACGGCCTCGTCCCCCACCTGACGGTGCTGCTCGACGTCTCCCCGGAGACCGCGCGGGAGCGCTTCACCGAGGCACCGGACCGGCTGGAGTCCGAGCCCGCCGAGTTCCACCAGCGGGTGCGGGCCGGCTTCCTGACGCTGGCCGCCGCCGACCCCGCGCGCTATCTGGTCGTCGACGCCGGGCAGGAGCCCGAGGCCGTCACCACCGCCGTACGCCACCGCCTCGACCAGGTGCTCCCGCTGTCCGAGGCGGAGATCCAGGCGCAGGCCGAGGCCCGTAAGGCGGCCGAGGAGGAGGCCCGCCGCAAGGCCGAGGAGGAGGCCGCGCGCAAGGCGGAGGAAGAGCGCCTGGAGCGCGAGCGCCAGGAGCAGCTCGCCAAGCTGCGCGCCGAGGAGGAGGAGCGCAAGCGCCAGGAGGCCGAGGAGACCAGGGCCCGCGAGGAGGCCCGCCAGGCCGAGGAGGCCCGCAAGCGCGCCGAGGAGGCCCGGCAGGCCGCGGAGGCGGAGCGGCAGCGCCGCGAGGCCGAGGAGCGCGCCCGCCAGGCCGAACAGGAGCGGCTGCGCAAGCAGCACGAGGAGGAGGCGCGGCTGCGCAAGGAGGCCGAGGAGCGCCGCCTGGAGAAGCAGCGCAAGGCCGAAGCGGCCCTGCTGCGCGCCGAGGAGGCCAGGGTCGCGGCAGCCGAGGCGGCGGCCGCGGCGGAGGCCAAGGCGGCGGCCGAGGAGGCCGAGGCGGCCGAGGCGCCCACCGCGGAGACGTACGTCGCGGACCTGCGCAAGCGCTATGCGGACACGCCCGACGACTCCGCCGCGTCCGGTTCCGGGCCGTCCGGCTCCGCCGGCGACGACGAGCGGACGCGGGAGTCGCCGCGGCCCGGGACGGCGGACCGCGCGGCCGACGAGACGGCGGTGCTGCCCCCGGTGCGGGACGCGCACGACGCCTGGGGCGGCCGCGGCGCCGGCTCGGACGCCGAGGAGACCGCGGTGCTGCCGCCCGTACGCGGCGTGGACGGCCGGGGCGACGCCCCCGCCGACCGGGTGCCGCCGTGGATGTTCCGCAAGGAGACGCCGCAGGACGGCGGACCCGGCGCCGGCTCGGGGCACTCCTCCACTCCCGCCGAGTCGCGCGTCGAGCGCACCCGCGAACTCCCGCAGATCGACCCGGCGACGGGCCACCCGGTGGAGCAGGCGCAGCCCCGCCGCCCCCGCCCCGAATGGGCGGAGGAGACCCCGCTGGACGATCTGCCGACGCTCGCCGACGAACTGCTCGGCCCGCGCGGCGACGAGGACGCGGACGACGGCGCCGGCGACAACGGCCGCCGAGGCGGCCGGGGACGGCGCGGCTAG
- a CDS encoding DNA polymerase III subunit delta' gives MAVWDDVVGQDRVTEQLAAAARDADALVTAEHAEAGHGAARPEQEPSADRGGSQMTHAWLFTGPPGSGRSTAARAFAAALQCVSPDRALGGAPGCGFCDGCHTALVGTHADVEIVRTDLLSIGVKETRDLVRRSSLSPAGGRWQVIVLEDADRLTEGAGNVLLKAVEEPAPRTVWLLCAPSVEDVLPTIRSRCRHLSLRTPPVGAVADVLVRRDGIEPEAADRAARATQGHIGRARRLATDERARARRAAVLKLPLRVDDIGGCLKAAQELIDAAGEDAKQVAEEVDTKETEELRAALGAAAGTGGRLPRGTAGAMKELQDKQKRRSTRTQRDSLDLALVDLTGFYRDVLALQMGASVPLANDEVRDSIHRIATASTPERTLRRIEAVIACREALDRNVAPLLAVEAMTAALRAG, from the coding sequence ATGGCGGTATGGGACGACGTGGTCGGCCAGGACCGGGTGACGGAGCAGCTGGCCGCTGCCGCCCGCGACGCGGACGCCCTCGTCACCGCGGAGCACGCCGAGGCCGGGCACGGCGCGGCCCGGCCGGAGCAGGAGCCGTCCGCCGACCGCGGCGGCTCCCAGATGACGCACGCCTGGCTGTTCACCGGCCCGCCCGGCTCCGGCCGCTCCACCGCGGCCCGCGCCTTCGCCGCCGCCCTGCAATGCGTCAGCCCGGACCGCGCCCTCGGCGGCGCCCCCGGCTGCGGCTTCTGCGACGGCTGCCACACGGCGCTGGTCGGCACCCACGCCGACGTGGAGATCGTCCGTACGGACCTGCTCTCCATCGGCGTCAAGGAGACCCGTGACCTGGTCCGCCGGTCCTCGCTCTCCCCGGCGGGCGGCCGCTGGCAGGTGATCGTCCTGGAGGACGCCGACCGCCTCACCGAAGGCGCCGGCAACGTCCTCCTCAAAGCCGTCGAGGAACCCGCGCCCCGTACGGTCTGGCTGCTGTGCGCGCCCTCCGTCGAGGACGTCCTCCCCACCATCCGCTCCCGCTGCCGCCACCTCTCCCTGCGCACCCCGCCGGTCGGCGCGGTCGCCGACGTCCTCGTCCGGCGGGACGGCATCGAGCCCGAGGCCGCCGACCGGGCCGCCCGCGCCACCCAGGGGCACATCGGCCGGGCCCGCCGCCTCGCCACCGACGAGCGCGCCCGGGCCCGCCGGGCGGCCGTCCTCAAGCTCCCGCTGCGAGTCGACGACATCGGCGGCTGCCTCAAGGCCGCCCAGGAGCTGATCGACGCCGCGGGGGAGGACGCCAAGCAGGTCGCCGAGGAGGTCGACACCAAGGAGACCGAGGAGCTGCGCGCCGCCCTCGGCGCCGCCGCCGGCACCGGCGGTCGCCTGCCGCGCGGTACGGCCGGCGCCATGAAGGAACTCCAGGACAAACAGAAGCGCCGCTCGACCCGTACCCAGCGCGACAGCCTCGACCTCGCCCTGGTCGACCTCACCGGCTTCTACCGCGACGTCCTCGCCCTCCAGATGGGCGCCTCGGTCCCCCTCGCCAACGACGAGGTCCGCGACAGCATCCACCGCATCGCCACCGCCTCCACCCCCGAACGGACCCTCCGCCGGATAGAAGCCGTGATCGCCTGCCGCGAGGCCCTGGACCGCAACGTGGCCCCCCTCCTCGCGGTCGAGGCCATGACAGCGGCCCTCCGCGCCGGCTGA
- a CDS encoding DUF2752 domain-containing protein produces the protein MSTEESWGPAESAGPTRASVRTRTVRKAAIGLGTGAAAAVYLWHTDPHQPGQLLIPCPFKWATGLLCPVCGGTRMAYDLMHGDVVTAFHDNAVLLTLAGPAVAYAVGRWLAAGLGGRVYRPRLSARGNAVALGIAAVWMVARNLVG, from the coding sequence GTGAGCACCGAGGAGTCCTGGGGCCCCGCCGAGTCCGCGGGGCCCACGAGGGCGTCGGTCCGGACGCGCACCGTCCGGAAGGCGGCGATCGGCCTCGGCACGGGAGCGGCGGCCGCCGTCTATCTCTGGCACACCGATCCGCACCAGCCGGGACAGCTGCTGATCCCGTGCCCGTTCAAATGGGCCACCGGGCTGCTGTGCCCGGTGTGCGGCGGAACGCGGATGGCGTACGACCTGATGCACGGCGATGTCGTGACCGCGTTCCACGACAACGCCGTGCTGCTCACACTGGCCGGACCGGCCGTGGCGTACGCGGTCGGACGCTGGCTGGCCGCCGGCCTCGGCGGGCGCGTGTACCGGCCACGGCTCTCGGCCCGCGGCAATGCCGTGGCGCTCGGCATCGCCGCGGTGTGGATGGTGGCCCGCAATCTCGTCGGCTAG
- the topA gene encoding type I DNA topoisomerase, whose product MSPTSETTDGGGRRLVIVESPAKAKTIKGYLGPGYVVEASVGHIRDLPNGAAEVPAKYKGEPWARLGVNVDADFQPIYVVNSDKKDQVKKLKELLAESDELYLATDEDREGEAIAWHLQEILKPKVPVHRMVFHEITKDAIREAVANPRDLNQKLVDAQETRRILDRLYGYEVSPVLWKKVMPRLSAGRVQSVATRLVVERERERIAFRSAEYWDLTGTFATGRAGDASDPSVLTARLNSVDGRRIAQGRDFGPNGQLKNDVLHLDEANARALAAALEQTDFAVRSVESKPYRRSPYAPFRTTTLQQEASRKLGFGAKSTMQVAQKLYENGFITYMRTDSTTLSDTAVAAARSQVTQLYGADYLPDKPRTYAGKVKNAQEAHEAIRPSGDRFRTPAETGLTGDQFRLYELIWKRTVASQMKDATGNSVTVKIGGRAADGRDAEFSASGKTITFHGFLKAYVEGADDPNAELDDRERRLPQVAEGDALAAQEITADGHATKPPARYTEATLVKELEEREIGRPSTYASIIGTILDRGYVFKKGTALVPSFLSFAVVNLLEKHFGRLVDYGFTAKMEDDLDRIARGEAQSVPWLRRFYFGEGEAEGAASDAGNGDGDHLGGLKELVTDLGAIDAREISSFPVSDDIKLRVGRYGPYVERGEKDAEGHQRADVPDDLAPDELTVAYAEELLAKPSGDFELGMDPESGRQIVAKDGRYGPYVTEILPEGTPKTGKNAVKPRTASLFKSMSLDTVTLADALKLMSLPRVVGKDPEGVEVTAQNGRYGPYLKKGTDSRSLETEEQLFTITLDEALAIYAQPKQRGRAAAKPPLKELGTDPVSGKPVVVKDGRFGAYVTDGETNATLRRDDDVETITAERGYELLAEKRAKGPAKKTAKKAAKKAPAKKTAAKKTAAKKTAAKKTTTAKKTTAKKATAKTAAAKKTAAPAED is encoded by the coding sequence TTGTCCCCGACCAGCGAGACCACAGACGGCGGCGGCCGCCGACTCGTCATCGTCGAGTCGCCTGCCAAGGCGAAGACGATCAAGGGCTACCTCGGCCCTGGCTACGTGGTCGAGGCGAGCGTCGGACACATCCGCGACCTGCCCAACGGCGCCGCAGAGGTCCCGGCGAAGTACAAGGGCGAGCCCTGGGCCCGCCTCGGCGTGAACGTCGACGCCGACTTCCAGCCGATCTACGTCGTCAACAGTGACAAGAAGGACCAGGTCAAGAAGCTCAAGGAGCTGCTGGCCGAGTCCGACGAGCTCTACCTCGCCACAGATGAGGACCGCGAGGGCGAGGCCATCGCCTGGCACCTCCAGGAGATCCTCAAGCCCAAGGTCCCCGTCCACCGGATGGTCTTCCACGAGATCACCAAGGACGCGATCCGCGAGGCCGTGGCCAATCCGCGCGATCTGAACCAGAAGCTGGTCGACGCCCAGGAGACCCGCCGGATCCTCGACCGCCTCTACGGCTACGAGGTCTCGCCGGTCCTGTGGAAGAAGGTCATGCCCCGGCTGTCGGCCGGCCGGGTGCAGTCCGTGGCGACCCGGCTCGTCGTCGAGCGGGAGCGCGAGCGCATCGCGTTCCGCTCCGCCGAGTACTGGGACCTGACCGGCACCTTCGCCACCGGCCGGGCCGGCGACGCCAGCGACCCGTCGGTGCTGACCGCCCGCCTGAACAGCGTCGACGGCCGCCGTATCGCCCAGGGCCGTGACTTCGGTCCCAACGGGCAGCTCAAGAACGACGTCCTCCATCTGGACGAGGCGAACGCCCGCGCGCTCGCCGCCGCCCTGGAGCAGACCGACTTCGCGGTGCGCTCGGTCGAGTCCAAGCCCTACCGCCGCTCGCCGTACGCGCCGTTCCGGACGACCACCCTCCAGCAGGAGGCCAGCCGCAAGCTCGGCTTCGGCGCGAAGTCCACGATGCAGGTGGCGCAGAAGCTGTACGAGAACGGCTTCATCACCTATATGCGTACGGACTCCACCACGCTCTCGGACACCGCGGTCGCCGCGGCCCGGTCGCAGGTGACGCAGCTGTACGGCGCCGACTACCTCCCGGACAAACCGCGCACCTACGCCGGCAAGGTCAAGAACGCCCAGGAGGCGCACGAGGCGATCCGCCCCTCCGGCGACCGCTTCCGCACGCCGGCCGAGACCGGTCTGACCGGCGACCAGTTCAGGCTGTACGAGCTGATCTGGAAGCGGACCGTGGCCTCGCAGATGAAGGACGCGACCGGCAACTCCGTCACCGTCAAGATCGGCGGCCGGGCCGCCGACGGGCGGGACGCCGAGTTCAGCGCGTCCGGCAAGACCATCACCTTCCACGGCTTCCTCAAGGCCTATGTGGAGGGCGCCGACGACCCCAACGCCGAGCTCGACGACCGCGAGCGCCGGCTGCCGCAGGTCGCCGAGGGCGACGCGCTGGCCGCGCAGGAGATCACCGCCGACGGGCACGCCACCAAGCCGCCCGCCCGCTACACCGAGGCCACGCTGGTCAAGGAGCTGGAAGAGCGCGAGATCGGCCGCCCGTCGACCTACGCGTCGATCATCGGCACGATCCTCGACCGCGGCTATGTCTTCAAGAAGGGCACCGCGCTCGTCCCGTCGTTCCTCTCCTTCGCGGTGGTCAACCTCCTGGAGAAGCACTTCGGCCGGCTGGTCGACTACGGCTTCACCGCCAAGATGGAGGACGACCTCGACCGCATCGCCCGCGGCGAGGCGCAGTCCGTGCCGTGGCTGCGGCGCTTCTACTTCGGCGAGGGCGAGGCCGAGGGCGCCGCCTCGGACGCCGGCAACGGCGACGGCGACCACCTCGGCGGCCTGAAGGAACTGGTCACCGACCTCGGCGCGATCGACGCCCGGGAGATCTCGTCCTTCCCGGTCAGCGACGACATCAAGCTGCGCGTCGGCCGCTACGGCCCGTACGTCGAGCGCGGGGAGAAGGACGCCGAGGGCCACCAGCGCGCCGACGTCCCCGACGACCTGGCGCCCGACGAGCTGACCGTGGCGTACGCCGAGGAGCTGCTCGCCAAGCCGAGCGGCGACTTCGAGCTGGGCATGGACCCGGAGTCCGGCCGCCAGATCGTCGCCAAGGACGGCCGCTACGGCCCGTACGTCACCGAGATCCTGCCCGAGGGCACCCCGAAGACCGGCAAGAACGCGGTCAAGCCGCGCACCGCCTCGCTCTTCAAGTCGATGTCCCTGGACACCGTGACGCTGGCGGACGCGCTCAAGCTGATGTCGCTGCCGCGCGTCGTCGGCAAGGACCCCGAGGGCGTCGAGGTCACCGCGCAGAACGGCCGCTACGGCCCGTACCTCAAGAAGGGCACCGACTCGCGCTCCCTGGAGACCGAGGAGCAGCTCTTCACGATCACCCTCGACGAGGCGCTGGCGATCTACGCCCAGCCCAAGCAGCGCGGGCGGGCCGCCGCCAAGCCGCCGCTGAAGGAGCTCGGCACGGACCCGGTCAGCGGCAAGCCGGTGGTGGTCAAGGACGGCCGGTTCGGCGCGTACGTCACCGACGGCGAGACCAACGCGACGCTGCGGCGGGACGACGACGTCGAGACGATCACCGCCGAGCGGGGCTACGAGCTGCTGGCGGAGAAGCGCGCCAAGGGGCCGGCGAAGAAGACCGCCAAGAAGGCGGCCAAGAAGGCGCCGGCCAAGAAGACGGCCGCGAAGAAGACGGCTGCCAAGAAGACCGCGGCGAAGAAGACCACCACGGCGAAGAAGACGACCGCCAAGAAGGCCACCGCCAAGACGGCTGCGGCCAAGAAGACGGCGGCGCCGGCCGAGGACTGA
- a CDS encoding alpha/beta hydrolase — translation MATSRLLRTSAAFLAATALLISGCSSGSSSPDDEASPGLTTEAGAQRPAEEATLAPLPASTPAGLRSYYDQKLTWHACGNGFQCATMKAPLDYSRPEAGDIKLAVARRKATGPGSRLGSLLVNPGGPGGSAIDYLEQYAPQPASIRARYDMAAMDPRGVDHSQPIECLSNKQMDRYTETDQTPDSPAEVNKLTTAFRDFAKGCASRSGKLLSHVSTVEAARDMDMLRAVLGDKKLNFVAASYGTFLGATYAGLYPSRVGRMVLDGAMNPELDSRTTNIEQTAGFDTAFTAFAKDCIKRKNCPLGTKSTQDAGEQLSALFKKLDAHPAATGEDRKLTESLAGTGVIAALYDQRAWPLLRDYLAQAKAGNGRGLLAFSDSYYERSPNGSYSNQMYANPAVNCLDLPPAFTSPEQVRAALPSFRKASPVFGENFAWAALNCAYWPVKPTGTAHRIEAKGAAPILVVGTTRDPATPYIWAKALASQLSSATLLTYDGDGHTAYGRGSTCIDNTINAYLLDGTVPPKHKVCK, via the coding sequence ATGGCCACCAGCCGCCTGCTCCGCACCTCCGCCGCCTTTCTCGCGGCCACCGCTCTGCTGATCTCCGGCTGCTCCTCGGGGAGTTCGTCCCCCGACGACGAGGCGTCCCCGGGCCTCACCACGGAGGCCGGTGCCCAGCGCCCCGCCGAGGAAGCGACCCTGGCGCCCCTCCCGGCCTCGACCCCGGCCGGCCTCCGGTCGTACTACGACCAGAAGCTGACCTGGCACGCCTGCGGCAACGGCTTCCAGTGCGCCACGATGAAGGCGCCCCTGGACTACTCCCGTCCCGAGGCGGGCGACATCAAGCTCGCGGTGGCCCGCAGGAAGGCCACCGGCCCCGGCAGCCGGCTCGGCTCCCTCCTGGTCAACCCCGGCGGCCCCGGCGGCTCGGCGATCGACTATCTGGAGCAGTACGCGCCCCAGCCCGCCTCGATCCGCGCGCGCTACGACATGGCGGCGATGGACCCGCGCGGCGTGGACCACAGCCAGCCGATCGAGTGCCTCAGCAACAAGCAGATGGACCGCTACACCGAGACCGACCAGACCCCGGACTCGCCGGCCGAGGTCAACAAGCTCACCACCGCGTTCCGCGACTTCGCCAAGGGCTGCGCGTCCCGCTCCGGCAAGCTGCTCTCGCACGTCTCCACCGTCGAGGCCGCCCGCGACATGGACATGCTCCGCGCCGTCCTGGGCGACAAGAAGCTCAACTTCGTCGCCGCCTCCTACGGCACCTTCCTGGGTGCGACCTACGCCGGCCTCTACCCCTCCCGCGTCGGCCGCATGGTCCTCGACGGCGCGATGAACCCGGAGCTCGACTCCCGCACCACCAACATCGAGCAGACCGCCGGCTTCGACACCGCCTTCACGGCGTTCGCCAAGGACTGCATCAAGCGCAAGAACTGCCCCCTGGGCACCAAGAGCACCCAGGACGCCGGCGAGCAGCTGTCCGCCCTCTTCAAAAAGCTGGACGCGCACCCGGCCGCCACGGGCGAGGACCGCAAGCTCACCGAATCCCTCGCCGGCACGGGCGTCATCGCCGCCCTGTACGACCAGCGCGCCTGGCCCCTCCTGCGCGACTACCTCGCCCAGGCCAAGGCCGGCAACGGCCGCGGGCTGCTCGCCTTCTCCGACAGCTACTACGAGCGCAGCCCGAACGGCAGCTACAGCAACCAGATGTACGCCAACCCCGCCGTCAACTGCCTCGACCTCCCCCCTGCCTTCACTAGCCCCGAGCAGGTCCGCGCCGCCCTGCCCAGCTTCCGCAAGGCCTCCCCGGTCTTCGGCGAGAACTTCGCCTGGGCCGCCCTGAACTGCGCCTACTGGCCGGTCAAGCCCACCGGCACGGCCCACCGCATCGAGGCCAAGGGCGCCGCCCCGATCCTCGTCGTCGGCACCACCCGCGACCCGGCCACCCCGTACATCTGGGCCAAGGCCCTCGCCTCCCAGCTCTCCAGCGCCACGCTCCTCACCTACGACGGCGACGGCCACACCGCCTACGGCC